DNA sequence from the Candidatus Eisenbacteria bacterium genome:
TTCGCCTTCCCGGTGCCGGCCTCAAAGTACGATCTGAGCTCGTTGTTACTCACCTTGGCAGAGGACGCCACAAGCTCTTCGAGTTTCCTGATCGGGATGGTGGACCTCACCAGGGTCTCGAGACCCGTGAGGTCATATTGAGGATTCTGCAGAATCTGCTTGTACTTCATCGGGTCGAACTTTCCGTCGGTTTGGAACGCAGGACTTTCTGCCACTTCGGGAGGGGGACTGAGCCGGATGTAGTATTCGACCTCCGCATCGGAGGCGGAGATCTTTCGGCGTTTCAATTCCTGATTGATGAGGATCTCATTTACCAGCCTGTCCCAAGTCGAGCTTCGGATTGTTCCTTCCTCATTTTCCGACACCTTCTTGCCGGTCTGCTTCTCGTATTGCGCGTAGGAATCCTGCAGGGCTTGCTGGTAAGAAGTGGTCTGTATTCGCTGGCGGTTCACGCTGCCGATCGTCCCCGGGTTGGGGCCCGAGCTACGCTGAACGTCCATTCCCCAGATGAGAAATATGAATCCGACGAAAGCGAAAATGGTAATCCAGAGCACTATTTTCATACTCTTTCTGAGTCGTTCGAAAAGAAACATGAAGAATCCTCCTCACAAATGGGTTCCAAAGATGTTAATGTGAAGATTACCATTCCCGGTGGATAAATGCAAGAAGCATGAGACGCGAAATCGTCCGTGACATCGACGCTTCTTGCGGTTCCGGCTTCCGGTTGTCCATTGACGTTCGAAGGCATTGCCGATAAACTCGGCCTCGGAGGTGGGAGAGACTTTCGTATGTCCTTCTTCTTACTCGTTCTGTTTGGAATCCTGTTGGCTTTCTCCGCTTTTTTCTCTGCGTCCGAGACTTCGCTGTTTTCGATAAGGACCGTGGAGCTGAGTGCGCTCGCCGATGCCGGGGGACGAACCGGCCGGCGCATCGTTCGTGCGATGGAGAAACCCAGCCACGTCCTCACCACCATAATCGTCGGCAACACGCTCGTGAACGTGGCGAGCGCCGCCATCGCGACGGCGATATTTGGAATGCTGATGGGTCCGAGAGGGCTCGGCGTAGCGATAGTCGTTGATGCCGTCCTGGTCCTCATCTTTGGGGAAATCGTGCCCAAGACCATCGCCGTCAGCTTCCCTCTGCCGATTGCCAGGGTTCTCATCGGCCCCCTGAGCGTTGTCATGGGATTCTTCGGACCCGTTACTCATGGAGTCGCCTCCTTCTCCAATTTCGTTCTCTCTTCGCTGGGCCTGGTGGGCCGGAATGAGCTTGAGCAAAGACCGGCCGTGGGACTCGGCGAACTCAGAATGCTGATGCACGAGGTGGATGAGGTCGAGGGTTTCACCAGGGAAGAGAGGCGAATCGCCATGAACATTCTGGAATTCGCCGAAACACGCGCGGAAGAGATAATGACTCCCAGGGTGGACATCGTGGCTGTTCCGCACGATGCGAGCAGGGAGGACGTCGCGCGTCTCATGCGCAAGGCCAAGCACAGCAGGATTCCTGTCTGCAGGAAAAACATAGACAACGTCGTAGGCTTTGTCAGTACGAAGGAGTTCTTCCTTTGGCCCGACAGGCCCATCGAACGGCTCATAAAGCCCGTCCTGTTCGTTCCCTCGTGCAGGAAGCTCGAGGGACTTCTCCACGAGATGCAGGGGAAGGGCACGCTGATGACAATAGTGGTGAACGAACACGGAGAGACGCTGGGTCTGATCACGAAGGAAGACATCCTTGAAGAGATCGTGGGGGAGATCTACGACGAATTCGAGGCCGACCAGGTTCCCGTGCGTCGCCTCGCGGATGGCGGAATTCTTGCAGACGGCCGCGCCAGTCTTGATCTGGTCCGTGAAGAGCTCGGCCTGAGACTGGCGGACACCGGAGCAGTCACGTTGAGCGGGTTCATCTTCGAGAGGCTCGGCGAGCTGCCCTCCAAGGGGGCCGGCTTCGAGCACTCGGGTTACAGGTTTGAAGTTCTGGACGTCAAGAGAAACAGGGTGACCCGGTGCAGGGTCAAGAGATTGTAGCGGGGGGAGAGTTCAAGGCATGTCACCTTCGACGCTCGCGGGACTCATCGTCATAGCCGCCTGTGTGTGCCTGAGCGCCTTTTTCTCCGGGAGCGAGACCGGCGTGGTCTCACTGAACCGGATTCGCCTCAGGCACATGATCCGCTCAGGAGACAAGAGGGCCGAGAGGCTCTCGAAGCTTCTGGTGCAGCAGGAGGGAGTCCTTGCCGCGACGCTCATAGGCACGAACCTGTTCAACATCATCGCTGCGGCGGTTGCGACGGTTCTTCTCGCCCGCAACTTCGGAGCCGCGTCGGCGATTTTCTCGACACTCATCGTGACTCCAATCCTGGTCGTCTTTGCGGAAGTCATTCCGAAGTCGTATTTCAGACTCAGGGCGGACACTGCGATGCTGAGCGTGTGTCGTCCCCTCTCCGCCGCCACCTTCGTGCTGACGCCTTTTGTGCGGCTCACGTCCTTCTTCGTGAGATCACTCTTCACCTTCACTGGTGCGACAAAGAGAAGCCCTTTTGTAACCAGGGAGGAATTGAAGAGCATAGTGAGAGAGAGTGCGGAAAGGGGCGCACTGCGACTGAGAGAGCGCGACATGCTGCAGGGGGTGTTGAATTTCAGCAAGACCGTGGCCAGAGACGTGATGATTCCTTTGCGCGAGGTGGCCTCGATAGAAGAGAAGGCCGGAGTAGGAGAACTCGGAGAGCTGGTGAGGAGCAGGGGACATACTCGAATCCCCGTCTACAGGGAGAGGGTGGACGAGGTCGTAGGCTTCATCAACGTTTTCGATGTTCTCTACGACGAGGATCGCGGAGACGGCATGTCGAGGTTCGTCAGACCCATCCCTGTCGTGCCGGAGATAAAGAGGCTTGACAGACTGTTGATAGAGATGCTCCGGGCGAGAGTACCCATCGCCCTGGTCGTGGACGAACTCGGCACGTGCGCCGGGATCGTCACCGTCGAGGACATCATAGGAGAAATAATGGGCGAACTCGTCGACGAGCACGACGCCGTCGTGGAACAGATTCGAGCGGTGGGGGACAACGAGTACGTGATCGACGCGAGAACCTCGATCGACGACCTCAACGAACACTTCAAGCTCGGCCTGCCCAAAGAGGGCTACGAGACCCTGGGCGGCTTCATACTCAAGGTACTCGGCAAGCTTCCGCAGACAGGCGAACAAGTCACTCGCGGCCCCGCCATCTTCGAAGTGACCGATGTGCACCGCTACGGAATCAGAAAGATCAAGATGACGCTGACGGCGAACTGAATCCGGCGTCGCGCGCCTCACACATTTGCCTTGAACGACCGACCAAGACCGATTACCGAAATTCCCGGACGACGTGAGAGACGTCGGAGAAGAAAGTTTTTTCGAAATTTTCATCTTTTATGTTGACAGGATTTTGTAGTTGTGGCATCAGTGGCTTAAGAGCCACAAAAAACGACGGCGTAGAAGAACACGAGTTCTTATACAACGCAACGAGGGGGTGAGAAGTATGGCAGCAAAGAAGAAAGCCAAGAAGAAGGTCGCGAAGAAGGGCAAGAAGAAATAGCGAGTCTTTGACTTGGTGAATTCTCTGAAGATGTCAGCGTGGGATTCTCCCGCGCTGGCATTTTCATTTAGTCGCCTCGCGGTTTCTGCTACTCTTGTCTCAGCTCGTGCTCGTGGAGGCAATCGATACCGCGCAGTCTGAATATCGCTGGCCAAATGGAAGAGTGGATAAGAATAAAGGGTGCACGTCAGCACAATCTCAAGTGCATCGACGTCGCGATTCCGATCGGCAAGATAACCGCGATTACCGGCGTCAGCGGTTCCGGGAAATCGACGCTGGCATTTGACACTCTTTACGCGGAGGGGCAGCGCCGGTACGTCGAATCCGTGTCGAGCTACACGAGACAGTTTCTGGAAAGGATGTCCCGACCCGAAGTAGACTCGATCGAGGGATTGAGACCCGCCGTCGCGATAGGCGGGTCGGAAGCCCCAAGAAGCGCGCGTTCCACCGTGGGCACTGCAACGGAGACCTACGACTACTTGAGGCTCCTCTTCGCGAGAATCGGCAAGACCTACTGCGGCGAGTGCGGAATCGAAGTGGTGTCCCACACGGTTCAGACCGCCGTCGACACGATCTTGAACCACAAGGCGCAAGTCGTCCTCATTGCATTTCCTCTTGGTCGTTTTGAATCCAGAGAATTCTCCAAGATTGCCCGGCATCTCAAGGCCTCCGGTTTCCTGCGCGTCCATTCCGGCGGGAAGGTCTTCGAGCTGGAAGATCTCAGGCCGGCGGACGTTCGAAGACTGCGCGACGTTCTGGTGCTCGTCGACCGCATCCGAGTAGACGATCAAAACGCCGAGAGGCTCGCCGATTCGATGACCACCGCCTTTGAGAAAGGCGGCGGCAAGGCCGCCGTCGTCACGGAAGAGAACGGAATCCTCAGATTCGACAGGAGTTTCAGATGCAACGTCTGCGGGCGGGAATACCCGGAGTCGACGCCGTTGCTTTTCTCTTTCAACAGCCCGTACGGTGCATGCAAGCGCTGTCGCGGATTCGGCAACGTTCTCGAGTTCGACCCAGAGCTCGTGGTGCCTGACGGAAACAAGAGCCTTTCCGAGGGCGCAATCGCTCCGTGGGCGGGGCAATGGAAGCCCCATTTCCTGTGGGAATTCAAGAAGCTCCGCCGGAAGATCGAAGTGCCCCTCGACGTTCCTTTCAAGAAGCTGAGTGAAGAACAGAGGAACGTCCTGCTTCACGGCACGAAAGGTTTCGCCGGCGTGATGCCTTTTCTCGAGAGGCTCAAGAAGAAGAGCTACAAGAGCAACGCACGTTTTCTTGTGAAGAGGTTCCAGCGACCCGTCGTGTGTGAAGAGTGTAACGGAGTGCGACTGAGGCGAGAGGCCCTGAATGTCAGGGTGGGTGGCCGGGACATCGCAGCAGTCGCGTCAATGGACGTGGGCAGAGCAGTGGAATTCTTCTCGTCCCTCCCCTTGACTCCCTACGAGGAACAGGTGGCAGGTCGGATACTATCCGAGATCAGGTCCCGGCTGCATTTTCTCAAGGAGGTCGGCCTGAGCTACATCACGCTGGACAGGCTTTCCAGGACTCTCTCGGGAGGAGAGCTGAGAAGAATTGAGATAGGCAATGCGCTGGGTTCCGGACTCGTGGATTCTCTCTACGTTCTGGATGAGCCCACGACGGGGCTTCATGCAAGAGACGGCGAGAGACTTGTTTCCGTCCTCAAGCATCTGAGCCGCACCGGCAACACGGTCGTAGTCGTCGAGCATGACAGAGACGTTGTTCGCGCGTCAGACTGGATTGTCGACCTCGGTCCGCTCGCGGGCAAGAGAGGAGGGGAGTTGGTGTACCAGGGAGACCTGCCGGGGCTTCTGGACAACGACGAGTCCCTCACCGGTCGATACCTCAGCGGAAAAGAAAAAGTCCACGTCACCGGACGACGCAGAAAGCCGGGCGCGCACGCAATAGTTATCAGAGGCGCCAGAGAGCACAATCTCAAAGATCTGACGATAGAGATTCCGGTCGGGCTCTTTGTTTGTGTGACGGGAGTGTCCGGCTCGGGTAAGAGCACGCTGGTATCGGACATACTTTACAGGCAACTTGCATTTGAGAAGGGAAGAAGCGTTCTCAAGGCAGGCGCTCATGCCAAGCTTGAAGGCGGACGCCTGATAAGCGACGTACGACTCGTGGATCAGACTCCGATCGGGAAGACGCCCCGCTCGAATCCGGTCACCTACGCGAACGCGTTCGGCCCCATCAGAGAGATCTTTGCCTCGTCCATAGAATCAAGAAGAAGGAAATACACACCAGGCACTTTCTCCTTCAACGTTCCGGGCGGCAGATGCGAGACTTGTCAGGGCGTCGGAAGCACGAAGGTGGAGATGTATTTCCTTGCGGACGTGTTCGTGACTTGTGACAGTTGTGGAGGCGCGAGATACAAGCAGGCGATCCTGGACATAGAGTATCGGGGGAAGAACATAAGTCAGGTGCTCGATCTCACCGTTGACGAGGCGATATCGTTTTTCTCCGGCCACCCCGCTGCCTGCGAGAAGCTCTGGATTCTCAAGACGGTGGGCCTGGGCTACTTGACACTCGGCCAGCCTGCCAACGCTCTTTCCGGAGGCGAGGCTCAGAGACTCAAGATAGCGGCGGAACTACTTGAGTCCGGCGCGAGAGATGTGCTTTACGTTCTCGACGAACCTACGGTCGGATTGCATCCGGCGGACGTCAAGAACCTCGTCGAAGTCCTGCACAAACTGGTCGACAGGGGAAACACGGTGGTCGTGGTCGAGCACAACGTCGAACTCATTGCCTCCGCGGATCACTGCATTGACTTGGGACCGGAGGGAGGAGACGAAGGCGGGTATGTCGTGGCTTGCGGGACGCCCGAGGAAATTGCCGAGGCGGAAGGCTCGTACACCGGGAAATATCTCAGCCGATACCTGGGAGTCTCGAGCCGCGGAACTTCAGGCCGACCATCACGTAGTCGAAAGTGAATTCGCTGGGGATTGTCTGGCGGGCCTCGCCGAAGATGCTGATTTTGGAGTTAGAAAAGAATTCGACACCCACAAAGATACTCAGCGTGGCGGAAAAATCGGAATTGGATTCAGTTCCGAAATCCTCGAGGTCGGCCCAAGAGTAGAGATAACTGAAGCTGGGCCCCAAGGCGATGTAAGGGGTAAAGCCGAGCGCGGTTGAAGCTGTTCCCGGTGCCACGGCCTTCAGCAGAGGCGACGCGGAACCCACTACAAGACTAACGCCGTCCCTCGTGGCGCCGTATCCGGACAGCCTCACGACGGGACTAAGATAGGCGGGGAGAAAGTCCACACGAGAAACGAATTCCCCTCGAACCCCGAGGGCGTGTTCGTAGAAACCACGCGGAAATGCAACCCCCGCGGCAACGTCAAGGGCGTGAGCCGCCGTGGCCGCGCCCAGACCAAACATCAAGAGGAAGAGACCGGCCAACAAAGCGGGCGGTCGCCTTCTAGCGCTGGACAACGATGTCACCATGAGTCACATAGTCTCCTGCCATGAAGTAGGCTCGATAGGTGCCGTTGGCGACTTGGATTCCATTATCGTCCGCAAGATCCCACACATACACGTACGTGTTCGCGGTCTGCCGCTCCCTGACTATCGTGGTCACCTTCTCGCCCTTCTCCGAGTAGATTGCAAGCGACACGTTCATCTCGGAAGGCAGGACGTACTGGAAGCAGATGGAACCCGAGGTGGGGTTCGGACCGGTACAAATGTCAACCGTTCCTTCGACCGGTGGAGGGACCAACCGTGCCTGACTGCTCGCCGTCAACCCCTCGCAGTCCCTAACTTGGCGCCACGTTTCGGGATTGTGAGAGTCAAGAATATCAAGCGGGTCGATCAGGTTCTCATTCTTGCAGGAGCAGAAAATGAGAAACAGCAGGAAACCCATTGCCAGAAAAAGAACGACTAGCTTCTCGGTGCGTTCTGTCAACGTCTTCTCCTCGTAACTGAGCCCAAAACACGGAAGTTCCCCGCCCAAGCGTTCTTTCGGCAGCCCCAAAACCTCTTCTTGCGAAGATAGCCCGCTTTACAAGTTAGGCTTAAGCGCTGAAAGGTCACGCCCCAGGCAGGGAACTCCGCTTCGCTCTACTGGACTAAGGTTAGCAGAGCGGCAAAAATGTTGTCAACTGCAAAAATGCTCTTTTCCTAGTTGCCCTTGAAGTATCGGAGGCCCTGTGGCACACTACAGCCTGGTGGCTTTGTGCGGAGAGCCTTGAGACAGGTACGGAGGTGCTCATGAACGTTTTGGTCACCGGCGGAGCAGGCTACATAGGTAGCGTGCTGGTAGAGATCCTCGTGAAGAAAGGGCATTCAGTCGTTGTTTTTGACAACCTTTCAACCGGGCACAAGGACGCGGTCCATTCTTCGGCCCGATTCGTTGCGGGAGATCTCGCAGACGCGAGCGAGGTTGAAGGGCTCTTCAGCGAGAACGCGTTCAATTGCGTCATGCATCTGGCGAGCCCTAGCCTTGTGGAAGAGTCGTTGCGCGCTCCCGAAAAGTACTACTGGAGTGAGCTGGTATGCGGGCTCAATCTTCTTACTGCAATGATGCGCTTTGGCACCAAACGGATCGTGTTCTCGTCTTCCGCGTCCGTGTATGGAGAGCCCGATGCCGTGCCGATCACAGAAGACGCGCCGACAAGACCAGTGAACCCCTACGGAGAGTGCAAGCTGGGCTTTGAGAGAATGCTGCACTGGTTTAGGGTCGCGCATGGGCTCAACTACATTTCCTTCCGTTACTTCAACGCCGCAGGCGCAACTGAGAGCCACGGCGAGCTCCACGACCCGGAGACACATCTTGTTCCGCTCGTGCTCAAGACGGCGAAGGGACAGCGGGAGGCGGTAGAGATCTTCGGTACCGACTATCCGACTCCAGATGGCACATGCGTGAGGGACTACGTCCACGTGCTTGATCTGGCCGAGGCGCACGTCCTCGGGATGGACGCACTCGTGCGAGGCAAACACGGGATTTTTAACCTCGGTAACGGCGAAGGATATTCCGTCGAGGAGGTCATTTCGGTCGCCAGCAAGGTGACCGGAGTCGCGATTTCTAAGAGAAGCGTCGGGCGCAGAATGGGAGATCCCGCCAAGCTGGTTGCGAGCCCGGAGAGGGCCAAGAGCGAGCTGGGATGGGTCCCCCAGCATACGTCTCTCCGCGAAATCGTTGAGAGCGCCTGGAACTGGCTGGCAGCATTTCCCTCCGGTTATGATAAATGAAGGCCGCAGAGTGGAATGCCGGTCGAGGGTTCGCCTGAACCGGGGAGAAGGAAGAACGACAATGGACGTCATAGACGTGAGCACTCATTCAAGGACGGAAATGATAGACGTCACGAGGCAGGTCGCCGAATGCGTGCGCAAATCCGGCGTGGAAGAAGGAACATGCACGATCTACGTGCCGCACACCACGGCGGCCGTCACAGTAAACGAGGGAGCAGACCCTTCCGTGAAGGCCGACGTCATCAACATGCTGAACCGCCTCGTGCCTTTTGAGGGCGGCTACTCGCACGCCGAAGGGAACTCCGCCGCTCACATCAAATCCACGATCGTGGGAGTCTCCCGCACCGTTCCCATCAAAGACGGGGCCCCTGCGCTCGGCACTTGGCAGAGCATCTTCTTCTGCGAATTCGACGGCCCACGCAGAAGAGAAATCTACGTGACGACGTTGGGGAAGGCGTGATTCATGGAGCTTTTTTCTTCCGAAACGACCCCGCCGAAGCAGGCCGGCGCGCCTCTCGCCGACAGGATGAGGCCTCGCTCCCTGGAGGAATTCGTCGGTCAGGAGCACATAGTCGGGCCCGGCAAGGTGCTCAGGAAGGCCATCGAGAATGACGAAATCCAGTCGGTCATATTCTGGGGGCCTCCGGGGACCGGCAAGACGACGCTCGCCCGCATCATAGCCAACATGACCGATTCTCACTTCGCGGCATTCAGCGCGGTGACTTCCGGTGTGAAGGAGATTCGGGAGGTCATTGCAAGGTCCACTGTGGAGAGAAAGCGCTCGGGACGAAGGACGATTCTTTTCGTTGACGAGATCCACAGGTTCAACAAGGCTCAACAGGACGCTTTTCTTCCTCACGTGGAAAACGGGACCATCGTGTTGATAGGCGCAACGACTGAGAATCCGTCTTTCGAGGTCATCTCGGCGCTTCTTTCTCGCTCGAAAGTGTTTGTCCTCCGTCCGCTCAGTACTCCGGAGCTCGAACTTGTGCTCGAGAGGGCGACGATTGACCAAGAGCGAGGGCTTGCCTCCTTCTTCCCGGTCGTGGAACGAGACGCAATCAGTTTTCTTGCAGGCACCGCAAACGGAGACGCAAGAGTTGCCTTGAACGCCCTTGAGCTGGCCGTTCTGACCACCGCACCGGATGCGGGGGGACGGCGCACGATCACGCTGGCCGCGGCCCAGGACGCCATGCAGAAACGGTCCCTTCTTTATGACAAGGAAGGGGAGGAGCACTACAACATCATCTCGGCGCTTCACAAGAGCATGAGAGGCGGCGACCCCGACGCGTCCCTCTATTGGCTCGCCCGGATGCTCGAAGCGGGAGAAGACCCTCTGTACGTCGCGCGTCGTCTGGTGCGTTTCGCCTCCGAGGACGTGGGGAACGCCGATCCCCAAGCCCTGCTCGTGGCCGTCGCGGCCAAAGAGGCCGTTCATTTCATCGGAATGCCGGAGGGCAATACTGCTCTGGCCCAGACGGTCATCTACCTGGCAACGGCCCCGAAGAGTAACGCCGTCTACGAAGCGTATCAGAAAGTCCAGAAAGACGTAGCGGAAGGCGAGAATCCCCCCGTTCCTCTGCAAATACGGAATGCTCCGACCGGACTCATGAAAGAGCTCGGATACGGCAAGGATTACAAGTACCCTCACGATTCTCCCGACAAGGTGGTGGACCAAGAGTACTTCCCGGAGGCTCTGACGGGCAGGCAATACTATCGTCCAGGCGACACGGGCTTCGAGTCTGTGATAAAGGAGAGGATGGAAGAGTGGAGGGAGAAGAGGCAGGCCTTGCGTCGCAGTCCCGGGAAGCCTGAGTGAGGGCGCGGGTAGGGTCCGCATTGCGGCGCTAGACCAGCCGCTGAGCCCAGCCTTCAGTCAATCCCAGTTCGTGCATCTTCTTCAACGCCTTTGCATATTCGTCTCGCGTGATCTTCCTGTCAAGCGGGGGGTGAAGGCCGGCCTTGTGCGCCGGAAAATACTGAGCCATCAGGCTAATGAAACTGCCGCGGGAAATCTCCTCCGCAATGAACTCCAGCGTCTCTTCGGTGCCGCTTATCGAGCCGGGAAGAACGAGAAGCCTGATGACTATCCCCCTGACGGCAACCCCGTTGTCGTCAATCTGCAGGTCCCCAACCTGTCTGTGCATTTCCTTGACGGCCTCTCGGTTGTGGGTCGCATAGCCGGGAGCATTCGAGTACTTGAGAGCCATCTCGTCGCTGGCGTATCTCATGTCCGGCATGTAGACGTCGACGATCCCGTCGAGTAGCCTCAAGACCTCGACCAGCTCATACCCGCTCGTGTTGTATACGACGGGGAGCCGGAGTCCTTGTTCGGCAGCCACCGCCAACGCGGACAGTATCTGCGGCATGTAGTGGGTGGGGGTCACGAAGTTGATGTTATGACATCCCCGTTCCTGGAGAGAGAGCATCATCCTCGCAAGCTCGCGTTCGGAGGCTTCGTTTCCGTGACCCAGCTGGCTTATGGGATAGTTCTGGCAGTAGATGCACTCGAGATCGCAGTTGGTGAGGAAGATCGCGCCGGAGCCTCTCTGGCCCGAGATGGGGGGTTCCTCGCCGTGGTGATCGTTGTGGCTCGAGACCATCACGGTCCGGGTCGCACGGCACTTCCCGATCACGTCCCGTGTTCTGTCGACACCGCACCTCCTGGGGCAAAGGGCGCACTTCCGCAGGATCTCCATCGCATCCCGGGCGCGAGCTTTTAGGCTTCCACCCTCAAGCAGGTTAAGGTAAGATGGGTAAACAAGCGGCAAAAGAGCCACCTCCTCAAGCAAAGCATTATACCAGCGGGAGGCAGGTTAGTCCAACGCGGGTCCGGCCCGCTGCAGAAACCGTATCCAAGGGACACAATTGAGCGCGGAACAGAAACTCGCACACCAGGACTTCGTGCACTTACACCTCCACACGGAATACAGCCTTCTTGACAGCATGTGCCGCATCGAGCCCCTGATGGAGTCTGTAGTGCAGAAGGGCATGCGTGCCGTCGCGATGACGGACCACATGTCTCTGTTCGGTGTTGTTCCTTTTGTCAAGGAAGCGCGGGCCAGAGGAATCAAGCCCATCATAGGCTGTGAGTTGAACGTCGAAGGCCTCATGGCGAGCGGGAAGTCGCCCAGGAAGGATTCGTTCCACCTGGTCTTACTTGCTGAAAATAAAGAGGGATACAGGAATCTATTAAAGTTACTTACGAAGGCGCTCACGAGGGACGACGATCTCAAGGGGCGCGTCACACCGCAGGAGATTTCACATCGCAAGAAGGGGCTGATTGCCCTGAGCGGGTGCCCGCGTTGCGAGATCGCGTGCGCGTTCCTGCGTCAGGGGCCAAGAGCCGCTTCTCGTCTCATATCCCAATACGGCGAGCTTTTCGGCGCGGGCAATTGGTTTCTGGAAATCGCGAGGCACGGCATTCCCGAGGAGGACAGTCTCAACGACTTTCTGGCGGCACAGTCTGCATCGCAAGGCATGCCGCTGGTTGCCGCGAACGACGTTCACTATCTGGGGCCGGAGGATGCCGAGGCTCACGACACTCTGCTCGCCATACAGGCCGCAACTCATTTGGACAACCCATCGCTAATTCGTCTGGGCCCGCACGAATTCTACTTGAAAAGTCCCGGGGAAATGCGGGAGCTTTTCAAGGACGTGCCCGAGGCGCTGAGCCTCACGCGCGAACTGGCAGAGAGGTGCGACCTGGACATCGGCCTCGGTGGCGTTCATCTCCCCGGAATCAAAGTCTCACCTGGTCACACAGTCAGAAGCTACTTGCGAGCCAAGTGCGAAGAAGGGCTTGCGCGTCGCTTCACGGCCGAGACGCTTTCTCCAGCGAGAGCGCGCCTGGAAAGAGAGCTCACCGTCGTTTCGGACAAGGGACTCTCGGGCTACTTCCTCGTGGTGTGGGACATGGTGCGCTTCGCCCGCTCGCAGGGTATTCCGGTCGGACCCGGTAGAGGCTCTTCAGTCGGGAGCCTCATCTCGTATTGTCTTGGCATAACCGACGTGGACCCGATCAAGTTCAACCTGGTTTTCGAGCGGTTTCTCACGCACGCGCGCCAGGGGCTACCCGACATCGACGTGGACATAAGTCACAAAGACCGGGACAGGGTGGTGGAGTACGTGACGAGGAAATACGGTCACGACCACGTGGCTCACATCGCCACGCTAGATACGATGGCGGCCAGGAGCGCAATACGGGACGCCGGAAGAGCCCTCGCAGTCCAAGAGGAACTGGTCGACCGCGTTGCGAGCGCAATCCCGGGCGCGATGTCCATGACGATCGACCTCGCTTTGAGGGAGTCGGTTTCCTTTGCGAAGATGTACACGGGCGACGAGAGAGTCAAAGTTCTTGTTGATCGCGCCAGGCAAATCGAGGGACTTCCGCGCCATCCGTCGGTCCACGCGGCAGGCATTCTCATCACGGATGCGCCCCTCACCGACTACGTTGCCCTGCAGAAGCTTCCCAGCGGAGAAGTGATTGCTCAAGTGACAAAGGATCCCGTCGACGAGCTGGGTCTTCTCAAG
Encoded proteins:
- a CDS encoding hemolysin family protein is translated as MSFFLLVLFGILLAFSAFFSASETSLFSIRTVELSALADAGGRTGRRIVRAMEKPSHVLTTIIVGNTLVNVASAAIATAIFGMLMGPRGLGVAIVVDAVLVLIFGEIVPKTIAVSFPLPIARVLIGPLSVVMGFFGPVTHGVASFSNFVLSSLGLVGRNELEQRPAVGLGELRMLMHEVDEVEGFTREERRIAMNILEFAETRAEEIMTPRVDIVAVPHDASREDVARLMRKAKHSRIPVCRKNIDNVVGFVSTKEFFLWPDRPIERLIKPVLFVPSCRKLEGLLHEMQGKGTLMTIVVNEHGETLGLITKEDILEEIVGEIYDEFEADQVPVRRLADGGILADGRASLDLVREELGLRLADTGAVTLSGFIFERLGELPSKGAGFEHSGYRFEVLDVKRNRVTRCRVKRL
- the galE gene encoding UDP-glucose 4-epimerase GalE; the encoded protein is MNVLVTGGAGYIGSVLVEILVKKGHSVVVFDNLSTGHKDAVHSSARFVAGDLADASEVEGLFSENAFNCVMHLASPSLVEESLRAPEKYYWSELVCGLNLLTAMMRFGTKRIVFSSSASVYGEPDAVPITEDAPTRPVNPYGECKLGFERMLHWFRVAHGLNYISFRYFNAAGATESHGELHDPETHLVPLVLKTAKGQREAVEIFGTDYPTPDGTCVRDYVHVLDLAEAHVLGMDALVRGKHGIFNLGNGEGYSVEEVISVASKVTGVAISKRSVGRRMGDPAKLVASPERAKSELGWVPQHTSLREIVESAWNWLAAFPSGYDK
- a CDS encoding hemolysin family protein, whose amino-acid sequence is MSPSTLAGLIVIAACVCLSAFFSGSETGVVSLNRIRLRHMIRSGDKRAERLSKLLVQQEGVLAATLIGTNLFNIIAAAVATVLLARNFGAASAIFSTLIVTPILVVFAEVIPKSYFRLRADTAMLSVCRPLSAATFVLTPFVRLTSFFVRSLFTFTGATKRSPFVTREELKSIVRESAERGALRLRERDMLQGVLNFSKTVARDVMIPLREVASIEEKAGVGELGELVRSRGHTRIPVYRERVDEVVGFINVFDVLYDEDRGDGMSRFVRPIPVVPEIKRLDRLLIEMLRARVPIALVVDELGTCAGIVTVEDIIGEIMGELVDEHDAVVEQIRAVGDNEYVIDARTSIDDLNEHFKLGLPKEGYETLGGFILKVLGKLPQTGEQVTRGPAIFEVTDVHRYGIRKIKMTLTAN
- a CDS encoding secondary thiamine-phosphate synthase enzyme YjbQ codes for the protein MDVIDVSTHSRTEMIDVTRQVAECVRKSGVEEGTCTIYVPHTTAAVTVNEGADPSVKADVINMLNRLVPFEGGYSHAEGNSAAHIKSTIVGVSRTVPIKDGAPALGTWQSIFFCEFDGPRRREIYVTTLGKA
- the uvrA gene encoding excinuclease ABC subunit UvrA, which translates into the protein MEEWIRIKGARQHNLKCIDVAIPIGKITAITGVSGSGKSTLAFDTLYAEGQRRYVESVSSYTRQFLERMSRPEVDSIEGLRPAVAIGGSEAPRSARSTVGTATETYDYLRLLFARIGKTYCGECGIEVVSHTVQTAVDTILNHKAQVVLIAFPLGRFESREFSKIARHLKASGFLRVHSGGKVFELEDLRPADVRRLRDVLVLVDRIRVDDQNAERLADSMTTAFEKGGGKAAVVTEENGILRFDRSFRCNVCGREYPESTPLLFSFNSPYGACKRCRGFGNVLEFDPELVVPDGNKSLSEGAIAPWAGQWKPHFLWEFKKLRRKIEVPLDVPFKKLSEEQRNVLLHGTKGFAGVMPFLERLKKKSYKSNARFLVKRFQRPVVCEECNGVRLRREALNVRVGGRDIAAVASMDVGRAVEFFSSLPLTPYEEQVAGRILSEIRSRLHFLKEVGLSYITLDRLSRTLSGGELRRIEIGNALGSGLVDSLYVLDEPTTGLHARDGERLVSVLKHLSRTGNTVVVVEHDRDVVRASDWIVDLGPLAGKRGGELVYQGDLPGLLDNDESLTGRYLSGKEKVHVTGRRRKPGAHAIVIRGAREHNLKDLTIEIPVGLFVCVTGVSGSGKSTLVSDILYRQLAFEKGRSVLKAGAHAKLEGGRLISDVRLVDQTPIGKTPRSNPVTYANAFGPIREIFASSIESRRRKYTPGTFSFNVPGGRCETCQGVGSTKVEMYFLADVFVTCDSCGGARYKQAILDIEYRGKNISQVLDLTVDEAISFFSGHPAACEKLWILKTVGLGYLTLGQPANALSGGEAQRLKIAAELLESGARDVLYVLDEPTVGLHPADVKNLVEVLHKLVDRGNTVVVVEHNVELIASADHCIDLGPEGGDEGGYVVACGTPEEIAEAEGSYTGKYLSRYLGVSSRGTSGRPSRSRK